From a single Streptomyces sp. NBC_01264 genomic region:
- a CDS encoding RNA polymerase sigma factor codes for MQTQSLTVTVSPPAEAPVAEEPEPEAEADAMHEEEAEEAEEVAESEGPDLLEKVPPPRKRPAEGSGGAGPSADLFRQYLREIGRIPLLTAVEEVELARRVEAGLFAEEKLGSGATLDLQLTLDLDKLVVMGRMAKRRLIESNLRLVVSVAKRYVGRGLTMLDLVQEGNLGLIRAVEKFDYARGYKFSTYATWWIRQAMSRALADQARTIRVPVHVVELINRVVRVQRRMLQERGYEPTAEEVAVHLELTPERVLEVLRLAQEPVSLHAPVGEEDDVALGDLIEDGDAASPVESAAFFLLREHLEAVLSTLGERERKVVQLRYGLADGRPRTLEEIGRIFGVTRERIRQIESKTLNKLRDHAFADQLRGYLD; via the coding sequence GTGCAGACCCAGAGCCTGACCGTCACCGTCAGCCCGCCCGCCGAAGCGCCCGTGGCCGAAGAGCCCGAGCCCGAGGCCGAGGCCGACGCCATGCACGAGGAGGAGGCCGAGGAGGCCGAAGAGGTTGCGGAGTCGGAAGGCCCGGACCTGCTGGAGAAGGTGCCCCCGCCCCGCAAGCGCCCGGCGGAAGGCTCCGGCGGAGCGGGACCCTCCGCCGACCTGTTCCGGCAGTACCTGCGCGAGATAGGCAGGATCCCGCTGCTCACCGCCGTCGAGGAGGTCGAGCTCGCGCGGCGCGTGGAAGCGGGACTGTTCGCGGAGGAGAAGCTCGGCAGCGGAGCCACGCTCGACCTGCAGCTCACGCTCGACCTGGACAAGCTCGTCGTCATGGGCCGCATGGCCAAACGGCGCCTCATCGAGTCCAACCTGCGGCTCGTCGTCTCCGTCGCCAAGCGATACGTCGGCCGCGGACTGACCATGCTCGACCTGGTCCAGGAGGGGAACCTCGGACTGATCCGCGCCGTCGAGAAGTTCGACTACGCCCGCGGCTACAAGTTCTCCACCTACGCCACCTGGTGGATCCGCCAGGCGATGTCCCGGGCACTGGCCGACCAGGCCCGCACCATCCGGGTGCCCGTCCACGTCGTCGAACTGATCAACCGCGTCGTACGCGTCCAGCGCCGCATGCTCCAGGAGCGGGGGTACGAACCCACCGCAGAGGAGGTCGCGGTCCACCTGGAGCTGACCCCCGAGCGGGTGCTGGAAGTGCTGCGCCTCGCACAGGAGCCGGTCTCGCTGCACGCACCCGTGGGCGAGGAGGACGATGTCGCCCTCGGCGACCTCATCGAGGACGGCGACGCCGCCTCGCCGGTCGAATCGGCCGCGTTCTTCCTGCTCCGCGAGCACCTGGAAGCGGTGCTCTCCACCCTCGGGGAGCGCGAGCGCAAGGTCGTCCAGCTCCGCTACGGACTCGCCGACGGGCGGCCGCGCACCCTGGAGGAGATCGGGCGGATCTTCGGGGTGACCCGGGAGCGGATCCGGCAGATCGAGTCCAAGACCCTCAACAAGCTCCGCGACCACGCCTTCGCGGACCAGCTGCGCGGGTACTTGGACTGA
- a CDS encoding nucleotidyl transferase AbiEii/AbiGii toxin family protein, which produces MSGQEWKPSIPGGPDDPAEPEAERRRRMHQPPRTLRTGDRGDPTAVAFDPALKHFSEAYRPLDPVIPEPAARAAWRSARRAAMDVALGAVGASGDAGSLVLRGSMLMSRWFGKIAREPHDLDFVVVPADWMIEEDRTGRMLDAIAAGAERLAPYGGLVMPASEAVSEYIWTYERVPGRRLVLPWSAPGMRGGQVQLDFVFNEHLPAAPEPVEVAGVPLLGAGRELSLAWKLLWLAGDLYPQGKDLYDAVLLAEDCALPYPLLAEVFRLSGEFEVGGGQPVPAPAHFEELARTDWAAFHQEYPGIPGSAESYADRLLAALAPTFAGAPEGTA; this is translated from the coding sequence ATGAGCGGCCAGGAGTGGAAGCCGTCGATTCCGGGCGGCCCGGACGATCCGGCGGAGCCGGAGGCGGAGCGGCGGCGGCGGATGCACCAGCCGCCCCGGACCTTGAGGACGGGCGACAGGGGTGATCCGACCGCGGTGGCCTTCGATCCCGCCCTCAAGCACTTCTCCGAGGCGTACCGGCCGCTGGATCCGGTGATCCCGGAGCCGGCGGCGCGAGCGGCCTGGCGGTCGGCCCGACGGGCGGCGATGGACGTGGCGTTGGGCGCGGTCGGGGCCTCGGGCGATGCCGGTTCACTGGTGCTGCGCGGCAGCATGCTGATGTCCCGGTGGTTCGGGAAGATCGCGCGGGAACCGCACGACCTGGACTTCGTCGTGGTCCCCGCGGACTGGATGATCGAGGAGGACCGCACCGGGCGCATGCTGGACGCGATCGCGGCCGGGGCCGAGCGGCTGGCCCCGTACGGCGGCCTGGTGATGCCGGCTTCGGAGGCGGTCTCCGAGTACATCTGGACGTACGAACGGGTTCCGGGGCGCAGGCTGGTCCTGCCCTGGTCCGCACCGGGGATGCGGGGCGGGCAGGTCCAGCTGGACTTCGTCTTCAACGAGCACCTGCCGGCCGCGCCGGAGCCGGTGGAGGTGGCGGGGGTACCGCTGCTGGGGGCGGGCCGGGAGCTGTCCCTCGCCTGGAAGCTGTTGTGGCTGGCCGGGGACCTGTACCCGCAGGGCAAGGACCTCTACGACGCGGTCCTGCTGGCGGAGGACTGCGCGCTGCCGTACCCGCTGCTGGCGGAGGTGTTCCGGCTCTCCGGGGAGTTCGAGGTCGGCGGCGGGCAACCGGTGCCCGCGCCCGCGCACTTCGAGGAGCTCGCGCGGACGGACTGGGCCGCGTTCCACCAGGAGTACCCGGGGATCCCCGGCTCCGCCGAGTCCTACGCGGACCGCCTGCTGGCGGCCCTGGCGCCCACCTTCGCCGGAGCCCCGGAAGGGACGGCCTAG
- a CDS encoding molybdopterin oxidoreductase family protein has product MHTSESVTATHCPYCALQCGMNLRPEPGAVGGVAVEERADFPVNRGALCGKGRTAPAVLSSRMRLTEPLVRTRAGRLEPATWEEALDAVAEGLARTRRSYGADAVGVFGGGGLTNEKAYALGKFARIALGTSQIDYNGRFCMSSAAAAHQRAFGLDRGLPFPLEDIPRTGCVILVGSNPADTMPPALRFFRELRANGGTLIVVDPRRTRTAEQADLHLAPRPGTDLALALGLLHLVVAGGHTDEEFIAGRTSGWEEARAAVMAHWPELVERITGVPVPRLRDAVAMFCAPESAMVLTARGPEQQSKGVDTVGAWINLCLATGRAGRPLSGYGCLTGQGNGQGGREHGQKADQLPGYRKLTDPAARAHVAGVWGIDPDDLPGPGRSAYELLDELGSDVKALLLMGSNPVVSAPRAGHIEDRICSLDFLAVADVVLSETAALADVVLPVTQWAEETGTTTNLEGRVLLRRRALTPPPGVRSDLEVLHGLATRLGMPKAFPSEPEQVFEELRRASAGGPADYSGITYARIEAEQGVFWPCPAEPGPAAGPHPGTPRLFLDRFATEDGRARFVPVSHRDAAEVPDTEYPLLLTTGRVVAQYQSGAQTRRVDELNAAAPGPFVELHPRLAARIGAVDGAPLAVTSRRGRAVAPARITDTIRADTVFMPFHWPGEGRANTLTNPALDPVSRMPEFKVCAVRVEPA; this is encoded by the coding sequence ATGCACACCTCGGAGTCCGTTACCGCCACGCACTGCCCGTACTGCGCGCTGCAGTGCGGGATGAACCTGCGCCCCGAGCCGGGCGCGGTCGGCGGCGTGGCAGTGGAGGAGCGGGCCGACTTCCCCGTGAACCGGGGCGCGCTGTGCGGCAAGGGCCGCACCGCCCCCGCCGTGCTCTCCTCCCGGATGCGCCTCACCGAGCCGCTCGTCCGCACCCGCGCCGGGCGGCTGGAGCCGGCCACCTGGGAGGAGGCCCTGGACGCCGTCGCCGAGGGCCTCGCCCGCACGCGGCGGTCGTACGGGGCAGACGCGGTCGGGGTGTTCGGCGGCGGCGGGCTGACCAACGAGAAGGCGTACGCCCTCGGGAAGTTCGCCCGCATCGCGCTGGGGACCTCGCAGATCGACTACAACGGCCGGTTCTGCATGTCCTCGGCCGCCGCCGCGCACCAGCGGGCCTTCGGGCTCGACCGGGGGCTGCCCTTCCCGCTGGAGGACATCCCCCGGACCGGCTGCGTCATCCTCGTCGGCTCCAACCCCGCCGACACCATGCCGCCCGCGCTGCGCTTCTTCCGGGAACTCCGCGCGAACGGCGGCACGTTGATCGTGGTGGACCCGCGCCGCACGCGCACCGCCGAACAGGCCGACCTGCACCTGGCCCCGCGCCCCGGCACCGACCTGGCGCTGGCGCTCGGCCTGCTGCACCTCGTCGTCGCCGGCGGCCACACCGACGAGGAGTTCATCGCCGGGCGCACCAGCGGCTGGGAGGAGGCCCGCGCGGCCGTGATGGCGCACTGGCCGGAGCTGGTGGAGCGCATCACCGGCGTCCCCGTCCCCAGACTCCGCGACGCGGTGGCGATGTTCTGCGCGCCCGAATCCGCGATGGTGCTCACCGCGCGCGGCCCCGAGCAGCAGTCCAAGGGGGTCGACACCGTCGGAGCCTGGATCAACCTGTGCCTCGCCACCGGCCGGGCCGGCCGGCCGCTCTCCGGCTACGGCTGCCTCACCGGCCAGGGCAACGGGCAGGGCGGCCGCGAGCACGGCCAGAAGGCCGACCAGCTCCCCGGCTACCGCAAGCTGACCGACCCGGCGGCCCGGGCCCACGTCGCCGGGGTCTGGGGGATCGACCCCGACGACCTTCCCGGGCCCGGCCGCAGCGCGTACGAACTCCTCGACGAGCTGGGCTCGGACGTCAAGGCCCTCCTCCTGATGGGCTCCAACCCGGTGGTCTCGGCCCCCCGCGCCGGCCACATAGAGGACCGCATCTGCTCCCTGGACTTCCTGGCCGTCGCCGACGTGGTCCTGTCCGAGACCGCGGCCCTGGCCGACGTGGTCCTCCCGGTCACCCAGTGGGCGGAGGAGACCGGCACCACCACCAACCTGGAGGGCCGCGTCCTGCTCCGCCGCCGGGCCCTGACCCCGCCGCCGGGGGTCCGCTCCGACCTGGAGGTCCTGCACGGCCTGGCCACCCGCCTGGGCATGCCGAAGGCCTTCCCGAGCGAGCCCGAGCAGGTCTTCGAGGAGCTGCGCCGCGCCTCGGCGGGCGGCCCGGCGGACTACTCGGGCATCACCTACGCCCGCATCGAAGCGGAGCAGGGCGTCTTCTGGCCCTGCCCGGCGGAGCCCGGCCCCGCCGCCGGGCCCCACCCCGGCACCCCGCGCCTCTTCCTGGACCGCTTCGCCACCGAGGACGGCCGGGCCCGCTTCGTGCCCGTCTCCCACCGCGACGCCGCCGAGGTGCCGGACACGGAGTACCCGCTCCTCCTCACCACCGGCCGGGTCGTCGCCCAGTACCAGTCGGGCGCGCAGACCCGCCGGGTGGACGAGCTCAACGCGGCCGCCCCCGGCCCCTTCGTGGAACTCCACCCCCGCCTCGCGGCCCGCATCGGCGCGGTCGACGGAGCCCCCCTCGCGGTCACCTCCCGCCGCGGCCGCGCGGTCGCCCCGGCCCGCATCACGGACACCATCCGCGCGGACACCGTCTTCATGCCCTTCCACTGGCCGGGCGAGGGCCGGGCCAACACCCTGACCAACCCGGCGCTGGACCCGGTCTCCCGGATGCCGGAGTTCAAGGTGTGCGCGGTCCGGGTGGAACCGGCCTAG